The following proteins are co-located in the Schistocerca nitens isolate TAMUIC-IGC-003100 chromosome 2, iqSchNite1.1, whole genome shotgun sequence genome:
- the LOC126236174 gene encoding uncharacterized protein LOC126236174, translating to MWQTSRSGLCGITHKPSMWWFDLLAFLKDHIMPRKPLTNIPHSVASINFCHPVIAHFLHYFPPSEASKNIAENVKVEVIVELSAVEDSTDYSQDIFSVGLQIRTVHHLPVSAYQKYLKWGTMANSKIVEE from the exons ATGTGGCAAACATCGCGGAGTGGCTTATGCGGGATCACACATAAACCAAGCATGTGGTGGTTCGACCTTTTGGCATTTTTGAAAGACCACATAATGCCAAGAAAACCACTGACAAATATACCACACTCTGTTGCAAGTATTAATTTTTGTCACCCTGTCATTGCACATTTTCTGCATTAT TTTCCGCCATCAGAAGCATCAAAAAACATCGCTGAGAATGTCAAGGTGGAAGTTATTGTGGAATTGAGTGCCGTAGAGGACAGCACTGAT taCTCACAAGACATATTTTCAGTGGGGCTGCAGATTAGAACAGTTCACCATTTACCTGTCAGTGCTTACCAGAAATATCTAAAGTGGGGCACTATGGCCAATTCAAAAATAGTGGAAGAGTGA